The window AAACTGCATAATTGATGGCTTGTGCAAAACAGGGAAGTTTGCTGATGCTGTGGAGTTTTTCTCCGGATTGGTTGAGAAGGGATTAAAGCCGAACGTCGTAACGTACTCGATACTGATTCATGGGTTCTGTAAAGAAGGTGAAATGGAGAAAGCAAAAGGGTTGTTCTTAGAAATGGAAGAGAAAGGGTGTCCTCCAAATGTGGTGACATTCAATACACTGATGAGAAGTTACTGTGAAAATGATGAGATTCAGAAAGTAATTGAACTTCTGCATAAAATGGCAGAAAGAAATTTGGTACCGGATGATTCTACGTTTGAAATCGTAACAGATTTACTGTTGAAGGATAAAGAATTATTGTCGTTGATTCCGACATTTCGTGTTCGTACTGAAAAGAAGCAGTGACTGATACATAATTCAATGACGGAATGCtcaatgatattttttttgggaTGCTTTTCAGAAAACATTAGAAGTTAAAACTCTGTGCACAACTTCCATGGAGTTTTCAGTGTGTCCCGCAAGGCGTTCAGTGGATGCTTAAGCTTTTTCTGGCCGGGCTGGCTTCTCCTTGGACTTATGCTTTGTTAGTGctgtcaatttctgaaacacCTGATAAAACGGAGTCAACGATGTAGTTAAACTTCAAACTTATgcatattattatttcataaaaaacggaTTTTTGtagatttgtatataaaatGTAAAGTTCTAAATTTTTTGTGTTggctttattttttaatatcatGAAATAAGTTACTATCGGCTTTGTTATTTGGCTATTGACTTAATTAGTGAAACTCCGTCCAATTTTGATGAAGATTGGACAAAATCGTTATCCTCTTAACATGTGGAAATGTTTTGATATTTGGACTTGACACGTGGTATGTGTTGAAGTCTTTTTgctacataattttttttacgtggAAATAAATAATTAGGTTaaacagaagaaaaaaataaaaaataaatcattaaactaaaatctattaagtcCGGGTGTTAAAATATTGTCACATGTGTCAAATTTGCATCCAAGTTGAGTCAAATTTTACCGATTGATATAAGTAAGGGTcaaaatgtgaccaaataataagtAACGTATAAAAaaggataaaataataatattaaatattcgTGTTATTTCCTGTCATTTCCGGATTGGTTGGCATATCAATCCTAATCcaacgtaaaaaaaattatgtattaGTTTCGTTTCAATCCAAAAATGACATGTTACTTACTAAGCTAaattcaaatattaaaattgcGTGTCGTTTAATCGGATCGTGTATGAATactaaatttacttttaagccCGATTCGAAATTGAATCGGGCTGGATTTAACCAATGTCATTATATTATAATAGTAAtattagaaaaagaaaacacagaaattttaacaaaagaaaaggtcaatgaataattttatttccacaaaaataacaaacaaaaatgattcacaaaacaataataaaatgaaaaaaacacaaaaagtccTTCAAGAATTAACAATATTACAATTCAATCTAACTTCTTTAGGATATTTAGATGGAAGAACAACATTAGCAAGTTTAACCATGGAAACAGCAAACTGAGTATAAAAAAGATCAAGATTCTGAGTTGCCATTGCAGAGACAAAAGGTGAAGTTCTTGGATCCATAAACAGAGCTTCATCTGTTGATAATAATCCCATTTTCTTCTCTAGATTCATGTAATATTGATTATCAAATTTCTTTGGAGTTACTGAATCAAGATTCACATAATCTGTGCTCCATTTGCAGGATCTTGTTAAGTTTTTCTTGTAATTCCGGTCAAGTTCTCCGCCGGAGTTTGGTAGTATTCTGTGGAGGATTGACCGGCACGTGCTTCTTCCGATTGTGTGGGAACCTGAAAATCGTGTTATGttatttatatgtttatataagttgtgaataaataattaattttacgTTTATAATTATTCGTGGaaattaattttacacttattATACAAAATGATCGAATATGTTTCATAATAGAAATTCTAGCTCAATTTTACTATATTCCAAAAGAATCGTCTAGGGATGATAATGAGTATGGATTTTGTGGATATCGGAAATTATATATGAACCCTATATAAAATGGTTAGAgactgaaataaaaaaaatgggctTATACAAGTGGGAATTGTGATTTCATTTTCAAGCTCGAATCTGTACGGATCCAAAATAGTATCGAGTTAAGTTGGGGTAACCATGgacactaaacttcaattaacgcCTCAAAATAACCTTtgacgatctcaaaataaaaaggtccaaaattaaaattatttaaaaccaTATTTACTATAGAAtcgttttttattttctaaaattacaATTTTCCTTTACTGTCTCTTTCTAAATATTCACGTTCTCTCTAAtgaccaaacaacacctaaatgacttcaaaacaaagaacttgaagaattaaagttgtttagaatacccacattcttgaaattttctatTTCGAGGCCATTAATAGCCACTTTGAGACGTTAActgaagtttagtggtcataatgttagaaaatataaattgagtgacttttatattacgttttgaagtttaataattataatattagttgaggtaaagttcaatgaccatatatataatttatcttaTTTTTATGTGTATGCTTGTTAAGTTTTCGATACAATCCGATCCATGAAAAATTCTAGTGTTGTATAAATAAGTTCTATTATTATATCAAAATTCGATACAATTACCTGAAAGTACAAGAATGTCCGACCAATCTCTTGAAAAATGTTGATCGATTGGGTAACATTTTCATTGCCTCGTAGAACCATGGAAGCTTTTTTAGCTATGGTGTTTGAGTTTTGCATTTACATTCATTATGATCTCTGAACTTAAAAACGGTTTTTATAATCCCTAAATTTCACATTTGATTAAGGTCTTGTTTAATAAGTCACTTaataacttaaattaaaatattaaacacttatttaatttaagtgcgtttaataataattatttcttcaccacttaaattaataaattaagttaaaaaacacttattttggtaagtcaaaatatttaactttaaccttttaaattaaacattatcaactaatatttttataataattatatcactcaatattttcagcacttataatattcaacacttaaaattcagtacttattttttcagcacttaattttcagttttatcaaacaacacctaacaTAATgatccattttaatattaatcaTATCAAAATGATCAATGATgatctcaaaatggaaaattccaAAACTTAAAATTGTTTAGCACTATATTTCTTACAGAAGAAccaccattttttattttccaaatcaGAAATTTTTTGGATATTTTTCCCTCTAACAACCACCTCCCCCCCTACCCCCTAACTGAAtgatacaaataaaaaaaataaaaaaattcaagatttAAAGTTGCTCAAAACATCATTTATATCAATTCTAAAATAGAGGGTTACCTGCTATTGGAGTGATCATATTGATAAGGATCACTATATTAATAAAGTTCATAATGTTCAGTTTTAAAGTTTAAGGATCATAATGAAAGTAAATATAAAGTTCGAAAACTATAAGTGTATTTTATTCTATATATAAGAACTAAATTtaaacttctaattttttttaatgatattataCAAGTTGGACTTAGTGATTTGATTTTCAAGTTTGAATCCGAACCCAAACCCGACCGGATCCAAAGTAATAACTGGTTAAGTTGGGATTgagttgagtttttttttttttttttgtacactCGTTAAGTTCAATACAGTCCGATCCATAAACAAATCTAGTATTTTATAAATACGTACTCCATAAATCATATTATCGTGTAAAAAGTGCGATACCGTACCTGAAAGCACAACCAAATCAAGAATGTTCAACCCAATTTCTTGAAAAATGTTGATCAATTGGGTAACATTTTCATTGCCTtgaggaaccaaagaagcttCTTTAGCGACCGAAATAGTTCCATCTTTGCGACCGTATGATAATTCCCAGAATGGTCCTCCTATTATAACTGTTGCATCTCGTGCTGCGGCTGTTAAAATGTCTGCACATGACACCATTTTCGGACACTTTCTTTCTATTTCTTGTTTGATTTCATCTATCACTTCGAACCCTCTTAGCGTTTTGCTTTCCGTCGCTCTCCTCTCGCTTCCGCGGTGGTTGAGGAGTATGGACGCGTCGCATCCCTGAAAATCGGTCGGGAGATAATTAAGGATAACGTGACTTTTTGTTGCGGAAATGGTAACGATTTGGATAATATCTCCAAAAAGGTCataaaaagtttaatttgtgtaaataaaattgaataaatgtTCAAATTGGCTCTTAAATCTATATCTTAGATATTTTAGATACCTACCATACGATTATAATGAgcttagatctaacggtgaatgaccaaattaatttggtcattcaggATCTAGATGAACACTATAGTCACTCTTTAACTTACCCTTAAAATGTGCATTAAAAAAATTGCTTTCTATTTATAAATGCCTTATCACACCCAATGATGGAgccaaaaatttatatttgaagagttaattttaactgtgCCATGGGggataaattttcaaagtctaACTGTagggcaaattttttttagactCCGTCGTGTtaactgaaaaataaaaaattacaatcgtAAAAAGTatagacatatttaattttttataactttATCTATTTTGAAATATTGAAATAATATTACTAAAAACCATCATGTTAACTAAAAACCACCGCTATTCAAGAATGGAGCCGGTGGCTAGTGGATTGTGCttgttagagattaatataaattctaaagtaaataatttattagtcatctcatttttacttaatacactgtttagtctcattattttaaaaaacacattataaggttcatatcttttgtcaatattaaccatttggttcttctgtctattttttttatatttttaaccgttatatttagCATATATAGATAaacagaaaataacagagtaacatgatcATTTTGTATCTTACTATGACAGTCTTGAAAGCTAAAATATGttcgattaaaaatctaaaaaatacaGACAAAAagaccaaagggttaatattgacaaaagatagagaTCTTATAATGAGTTCTCtaaaatagaaggactaaatATTATGTTACGTAAAAATatggaactaataaattatttgccCTAAATTCTATGACTGCACCGGTAActattagagattaatataaattcCATGATTGGACTGTAACTAAAAATTTAAGCGGATAGTTATGGTCGAATCTTaagagcggcctcttgccaaaatatTGGTAGggttgtggtgggacccctccccggatcCTCACTTAAACGGGGACGCGTAATACACCGGGCCGGCCTTTTTATAGTTATAGTCGAAtcatataatttatattaatatctaacGAAGCTTTGgcctggctccgcccctgaatACATACTTAACAAAATCTCTACTTTCCATTCAAAGTCATGAATTTGTGCAAACAAGACAGTCATGGAAGTGCAAGAGAGTCATGAATTTGGCCTGGCTCGcgtttcgtttcgtttcgttAATCGAAACGAGACTTAAAtcaatcattaaaaaaaaatcaaattaaaaaaaaaaaaatgcaaaagagAGGTAGTAAACAAACCCTAACAAGACAGTCATGGAAGTGCAAACGAATGAGAGAAGCAGCCATTGTTGAATCTTTAAGAAACCATTGTTTCACCTTCTGCTGTATAATTCCTTCAGCTTCTGGGCATTTTTTAGCATAATAACTGGGTGATAACACCTCTTTTTCATTTAATCCTAtgttttttggtaaaatttttgTATGAAAATTTGGGTTTTTTggtaatgatgatgatgatatatTTATCAAGAAAAAACATAAATACCCAATAATAATAAGTTTATTCATTTTTGGGATTGGAAGAGtggaaataattttaattttgtgtgTGATTTATATTGTaaagtttatttattaaattaagtACGTGGAGAGCACTATTTGAATCCAAATATATGACTTGCtaacatgtttttttattatttatttctttctttattgGAAGTAAATCTGTTCAAGGTAGGGGCGGATATAGGGAGAGCTCCGGGGCCCTCCAGCCGCCGGAACCACACCAGGGGTTCTCCACAAAATTTGACATTGTAAGGCACTCAGTTGGTGATTTGATTAAACTTTGATTGGATATTTAATAAATTGAGGATTTGACCTAAAACTTTGATTGAGTATTTGATAAAATAGGAGTTGTTATATGATTAgtacaaaataaaatcattGAGGTTGTATTTAATTACCAAATCTGAGGTGATTCTGACCCATGTCTCTAAGAAATTTTGACGGGGTGTTGAATTAGCACCCCAAAATTGATCCAAGAATGGCCAAAAGTTAGGCCCTcccaaaatccaaatttctaaacgttttggtaaaaaaaatccaaatttctaatttttttagtcTATTGTgccctctctaaatccaatttttttattagatacaattttttaaacacaatctaacttaattttgagaagttttacattgatatttaaaaattggttcttgaccactcaGATTATAACATGTAGATATACgggaaaaaaattgaacaacttagatttaggaaaaaaaaaatttacacgttgatttttttttatgtatgcACGTGTAAAATTGGTCCCCCAACCGACCAATCATGTattcaaggttgtaaaaaagttAGACACTAGTCGAGCAGACAAGACCCTCGAGGATTAGTGGAAGAGTAATCGGATTTGTgtttttatacttttatttgttaatcaacaaattcttatataaattcaattaaaatatattttatactatgaaaaaataataatataaaattatttaatgtaaaaaaatatgtatatttgtatatatatcacatattaacattttaacaataatatcattgaaacaattcaaaagtaaattataataaaacaaaaaataaattcacaataaaaaaatatttttattcatcGTCGATTAGGCGATGCCAAGGCCGTCTAGGCGGAGTCCAGACAGCTAAAAACCGCCTAGGCACCAAAAACCGCTTGGAGGGACTAATCAGAGAAAATCGATgcggattctcgatttcgagtGCGTAGACAGAGCCTAGGTGGTCAAGACAGACTTGGTTTTGAACAGTGCATGTATTCACCACTGAGTTTAGTTATTCCGAAAAAAGatcaatttaacaaaaaaaccGAATCCAATTTAtgtctaaataaaaaatataactttACTTATATTTTATAACATTATTGAATTCATTTGTAATATTCGAGGTACTTGGTTAATATGTGAGGTACTTGGTTAATTGGTTTTGGAATTACAAATTCTAAATCAAtgagggggtgtttggttgcttatTTTCATGCTTATGTTTGTCTTttaacttcaaaatgaaaagttTTAAGTATTTGTTTAGTAACCTTATGTTTTTCCTTTTGCACCTGAAAATCAGAATTTTACAAAAGTAAAGAATCActactttttaaaaaaacaagtttttcaaaaaacgaaccgtaacaacaaacaataGATAAACCAAACAGACCTTGAAACttaaatttcataatttataacatttaaacatttaaattaaaaatatgaaaatttcgGTTATTTGGTTGGTAATCAAACCGAATCGAGAATTTTCAGTTTGGTCAAATTTATTTTAACTATTTGGTACGGTTCGATTTTAAAAATTACATAAATATCAGTTTGCTTAACTAAAATTTTGATTCAGTTAGTAACGGAACCGATACTCACTTTGTCATCAGTGCTTTGATCCGTCACTGGGTACAGGGATTCGTTCGATCTGTCCAGACATGCATTCAatgatatgtagtaggttgagtaaatgggttaaatatgtaaatgggttaaatatgtaaatgagtcttccatttgacccattttgtAGTTTTCCCTTTATATAAATAGAGCTGGCCAGGTGACTTAGACTGGGCCTTAACCCAAACAGGGTCCttctatttatataaatttcaaATTCTAAACCAAACCCAAATAAAGCTGGGCTGCCTATTTGGATAGTAGGATGATTTGTTAAAATTGAGGGAATTAGGGTTGTGAAATTTCTAACTGGGAAAAAGATGGACTGTTGTTGCATGAttaaccataaaaaaaaaaaaaaaaaaaaaaaatcccaaatCAAGCTTCTAACATAAATTAAAggataaagttcaaataaaaccctcgtgattttactaattttcagataaatgactgtggtttactttttgtcaaaacaatgactaaggtttcacacttttaataatgctattaaagctatctttaacgacctgaaaatgaaaattttcaagaattaaagttgtttaatatcatattttctatgtaactacattttcgattttagaaaatcatcttttttagaactttctctctctttacaaacatcatctaaataatctcgaaataagaaagttgaagaattaaagttgcttagaatattagttattcataaaatatgtcatttttgaagtcatcaatggtgattttaatagtatcaatcgaaaaagtccttattttgctaaagttgaaaacctcagtcatcgttttgacaaaaagtaaaccacagtcctttatctgaaaattagtgaaaacacatgggttttatttgaactttaccctaaattaaaacatacccatcaattttgttttgccaaaaaaaatccacaaatatCAGCAAGGATGCCTCTTTACAAGTGATAATAAAGTGTtgatagaaaaaaaatacattgaAATTACATCCGGGTTCTTCAAAAAAACATAGCACAATAGGTGTTTACGTTAATGAACGAATGGAACAACAGCATGGTTACCGTCAATGGTTGCCGGCGATGGTTTCTATAACaacagggtaaattacacccgtggccactgaactttatccattttcacattatgcattaaacttcatttttttccggtatggccactgaactttacactttttaacaccggtggcaactcaattttaactaacttctcaaaacgaccgttaaCGATccttaacgacctcaaaatgaaaatatttaagaattaaagttgctcagaacgacatttaccatgaaatcgcactttttattttcgaaaatcacatttttttggagctttctctctctaaaaatttactttctctctcctaaccaaacaacacataaatgacctcaaaacgaaaattttcaaggattaaagttccttagaatattattaacgctttggattttttatttttagccgtcaacggtcgttttgagacgttgagtggccaccggtgttaaaaagtgtaaagttcagtggttataccgggaagaaatgaagttcagtggccataatgtgaaaatagataaaattcagcggccatggatgtaatttaccctataacaacgggaaggaaaagaaagagaagaaaggtAGAGTTTTTGCAATCTATATTAGAGAAATTAAACTAAATGTCACGTGTattaattttagggtaaattctaaaaaaaacccatgtggtttcaccgattttcaaataaacccctgtggtttgtttttaccaaaaaaaaggagcgcgtttacgccgttacccgaaaaacagaAAATCGGTTAACggcgttaaaaatgctgacgtggcgaaaggtaaatttggaaaacggtttttttttcttttttctttctttcttctccttcttctttttcttcttcttcttcctcctcctccttcttcttcttcttttaaaaaTTCTGATGAAACGGATTCTGGTTCCAGAATTTCTAGATCTGGAAATTTTCAGAATCCGTTTCAGCCATTGCCCCCAATTCTTCAACCGCCTCCATTTTTTCCTCCATTCCTTCTCCTTTAATTCCCGACAATTCCGTTTTTAACTCCACCGCCACCGCGCCTCTAATTCCATCGTTCCCTCCATTACCACCGCCTTCAATAAAATGCTGCtgagaatttaaaaaaaaaaaagaaaatgaaaagttGAAATCAGCAATGACGTTTTTTACAAATTGCACACCAACCGAAGAACAAGAAGCAACAAAATAGTAATAACTTAATGAATTGCAGTTCTCTGATTCTCGATAACAATAAATGATGAAAACAGATATTAAATACATCCAGATCTAATATTCAGTAAACATCTCTATCTTGAACTGGAGTGAAGTAGTAGTCAGTAAGGAAcagaacaaaaataaataaaactgaaaattctagATTTCCAGAATCGGAAATCTGAGATTTCCGATTAAAAAAAACGAAGagaaagaggaggaggaggaggaagaagaagaagaagaagaagaagaagaagaagaagaagaagaagaagaagaagaagaagaagaagaagaagaagaagaagaagaagaagaagaagaaattaaaaaaattcggaattttcaattttactcttcatttttaacactgttaaccgattttccgtttttcgggtaacggcgtaaacacGCTCCTTTTCTTTtgataaaaacaaaccacatgggtttatttagaaatcggtgaaaccaccgggggtttttttggaatttacccttaattttatTAGCGTTCTGAGacatatagtataatttttccgaataaaaaacaatatttatatctttttctgaaacaaaactaaaatttattaaaagctGAATCCTTGCCAAACTGGTACTAAAAAATCACTGAAAAATTAGTATTGAGACGAGCATACCTAGCCATAACGTGAACCGCACGTTCGCTAATCTCGAAACAAAAATCACAATAAAATCTGAACGTATAG is drawn from Euphorbia lathyris chromosome 9, ddEupLath1.1, whole genome shotgun sequence and contains these coding sequences:
- the LOC136207439 gene encoding peroxidase 7-like, with protein sequence MGQNHLRFGLNEKEVLSPSYYAKKCPEAEGIIQQKVKQWFLKDSTMAASLIRLHFHDCLVRGCDASILLNHRGSERRATESKTLRGFEVIDEIKQEIERKCPKMVSCADILTAAARDATVIIGGPFWELSYGRKDGTISVAKEASLVPQGNENVTQLINIFQEIGLNILDLVVLSGSHTIGRSTCRSILHRILPNSGGELDRNYKKNLTRSCKWSTDYVNLDSVTPKKFDNQYYMNLEKKMGLLSTDEALFMDPRTSPFVSAMATQNLDLFYTQFAVSMVKLANVVLPSKYPKEVRLNCNIVNS